The DNA segment TGCTTGTTTAACAACTACATGGTCTACAATAGCTGGTAATGGAAGATTGTGTGGGGCTGTATTATAAGCCTTCCCGAATAGATATAAGGTTTCAGAAGCATACGTATTTGTTTCAGCGTAACTTACTCCACCTTTTAATTGAACGACCTTTACATTTTTTACAAACTTCTGTTTCAATTCCGTGGCAACATGATAAATGGTTGTTCCCCAGGTGACCCCTATTATGTCATCATCCTTGACTATTACATCAAGATACGCCGCTGCTTTTTCGCCCAGATAATTTTTAATTATATGATCATCATATTGAGGAATAGAAGCTACCACAGCTTTCTTTAAATTAAATCGTTTTTCTAATTGCTTGCCTAAATTTTCAACATCCTCAGTAGGATCCATTATATTTATTTGAACAATCCCATCACTCTTCGCTTGTTGTAGTAATCTAGAAACAGTTGGACGGGAGACGCCCAACATTTTTGCAATTTCATTCTGATTATAATCCAATAAATAATATAATTTAGCTGCCTCAATAACCTTACCTATCTTTTCTTTATCCACCTGCATCACCTAAATAGTTATATATTTTCTTTATTGTAACAAAAAATAGGAGCGAGTTCATCATTACTTTACATTTGTAAAATTCAATTTGAACATTTTATCGTAAAATGATAACGACTAAAGTTGGAAATAGTATGATAAAAGGAGGTTATCCCATGGAAAAATTAGGAGGACTTCTGTATGCCTATAGAAAATCGGTCCTATTAGGAT comes from the Neobacillus sp. PS2-9 genome and includes:
- a CDS encoding sugar-binding transcriptional regulator; amino-acid sequence: MQVDKEKIGKVIEAAKLYYLLDYNQNEIAKMLGVSRPTVSRLLQQAKSDGIVQINIMDPTEDVENLGKQLEKRFNLKKAVVASIPQYDDHIIKNYLGEKAAAYLDVIVKDDDIIGVTWGTTIYHVATELKQKFVKNVKVVQLKGGVSYAETNTYASETLYLFGKAYNTAPHNLPLPAIVDHVVVKQAMEADRHIRKILELGKQANIALFTMGPIKTDSLLFQLGYFTESDLESLYGKAVGDICSRFFDKNGEICNESLNERTLGVNLDELRNKEYSILVAGGPNKIDGIYGALKGKYANVLITDQFTAKFLLDK